The following proteins are co-located in the Clostridiales bacterium genome:
- a CDS encoding sodium-dependent transporter, giving the protein MKHSDKIGQPRDQFKSRLGFIMAAAGSAVGLGSIWRFPYVVGENGGGAYMIIYMLALIIIGIPVMVAEFVIGRNSGKNAVDAYAHYSKKYKIVGVFSMLVPSIILSFYCVVGGWAIMYLYLTLAGKLTDLTPQGYTEMFAASSSDMLLSGFFFLLFGVLAILVVCKGISQGIEKVCSILMPALFIIMVALSILGSLLPGGMEGIKWYLMPDFSKVNSRTFVDAVGQVFFTMSLGMGIMVTYASYLKKDEDMPKAATITVVFDTLVSVLAGFAIFPAVFAFGLAPSSGPGLVFITLPNVFAHLPFGIAAAIGFYLLLIFAALPSAISLLEVPVSYVIEKYHISRVKAAVGVGFLIMLIGIPTLLSFGPWSDIKVFGYNFFDLYDYVTSNIALPIIGLAGSLILGFTWSKKVVMDEVTNHGRIKFGLKNIWYFSVKYISPILLIIIFITSIGMLKSEL; this is encoded by the coding sequence ATGAAACATTCTGATAAAATTGGGCAGCCCAGAGATCAGTTTAAATCCAGGCTGGGATTTATCATGGCGGCAGCAGGCTCAGCTGTTGGCTTAGGAAGCATATGGAGATTTCCGTACGTTGTCGGAGAAAACGGCGGCGGTGCTTACATGATTATTTATATGCTCGCACTTATAATTATCGGCATACCGGTTATGGTGGCCGAATTTGTTATCGGAAGAAACAGCGGTAAGAATGCTGTTGACGCCTATGCGCACTATTCAAAAAAATATAAAATCGTTGGTGTATTTTCAATGCTTGTCCCTTCCATTATCCTATCTTTTTACTGTGTTGTGGGTGGATGGGCGATTATGTACTTATATCTTACACTGGCAGGAAAGCTCACGGATCTGACCCCGCAAGGATATACAGAAATGTTTGCAGCATCTTCCAGCGATATGCTTTTGTCAGGTTTCTTTTTCCTGCTGTTCGGTGTACTTGCTATATTGGTTGTCTGCAAAGGAATTTCACAGGGAATTGAAAAAGTTTGCTCCATTTTGATGCCGGCGCTTTTTATTATCATGGTTGCGCTCTCCATCCTTGGCTCTCTTCTGCCAGGTGGAATGGAAGGAATTAAATGGTATCTGATGCCTGACTTTTCAAAGGTAAACAGCAGAACTTTTGTAGATGCTGTTGGACAGGTTTTCTTTACGATGAGCCTTGGAATGGGTATTATGGTAACCTATGCAAGTTACCTGAAAAAGGATGAAGATATGCCCAAAGCCGCGACGATCACCGTTGTTTTTGATACGCTGGTATCTGTCTTAGCTGGTTTTGCTATTTTCCCGGCAGTGTTTGCCTTTGGTCTGGCGCCGTCCTCTGGCCCCGGACTTGTCTTTATTACATTGCCCAACGTATTTGCCCATCTTCCGTTTGGCATCGCAGCTGCAATCGGTTTCTACTTGCTTTTGATCTTTGCTGCGCTGCCGTCAGCCATCAGCCTGCTGGAGGTTCCGGTATCCTACGTTATTGAAAAGTATCATATCAGCAGAGTAAAAGCTGCGGTAGGGGTAGGTTTTTTGATCATGCTCATCGGTATTCCCACACTCCTCAGCTTTGGACCATGGAGTGACATTAAGGTGTTCGGATATAACTTCTTTGATCTGTATGACTATGTGACCTCCAATATCGCACTCCCGATCATCGGTCTGGCAGGCTCCTTAATCCTTGGTTTTACCTGGAGCAAGAAGGTCGTCATGGATGAAGTAACAAATCACGGTAGAATTAAATTTGGACTGAAAAACATCTGGTACTTCTCCGTGAAGTATATCAGCCCGATCCTGTTGATCATCATTTTCATTACATCTATAGGAATGTTAAAGTCTGAGTTATAA
- the pepV gene encoding dipeptidase PepV, with the protein MDIKKEFEKNRERFISDLQGLIRIPSVATEADGAYPFGKEVQRAFSYMLDLGKSMGFEVKNVDHYGGHIDFPGSEDGIMAVVGHIDVVPEGDEWTYDPFGGTIEGDWIVGRGAQDDKGPTMAGLYAMKVLKDLGFQPKKTVRLILGLDEEACWDGMRYYLQHEKAPDFGIVPDADFPLVQCEKGLLQLDLVKDCTEGTSLTGTERLVLESVEGGTAPNVVAGHADMVITGTETELNEVCQKINMEAKQKGYEIKMISDEVRLTVSVKGEPAHAAVPERGENAISMALDLIRDIRFANEDANHLMNFYHDKIGFHLDGSRIGCNMEDELSGALTFNVGGIVFNSAETRITVDIRYPVTASQEAVCEGLEAAIRESGFKLEVFDHIRSIYQESCNPVVKTLIETYREISGDMETKPSVIGGATFARAIPNCMAFGALFPGDPELEHQKDEKVQISQMIKAGTIYAEAIYRLTK; encoded by the coding sequence ATGGATATCAAAAAAGAATTCGAAAAAAACCGGGAGCGATTTATTTCTGATTTGCAGGGCTTAATCCGGATTCCAAGTGTGGCAACGGAAGCTGACGGAGCGTATCCTTTCGGGAAAGAGGTTCAAAGAGCATTTTCCTATATGCTTGATCTTGGTAAATCAATGGGTTTTGAAGTAAAGAACGTCGATCACTACGGCGGGCATATTGATTTTCCAGGCAGCGAAGATGGCATCATGGCAGTCGTCGGTCATATTGATGTGGTTCCGGAGGGAGACGAATGGACCTACGATCCATTTGGAGGAACGATAGAGGGCGACTGGATTGTCGGACGCGGAGCTCAGGATGATAAAGGCCCGACTATGGCAGGGCTTTACGCGATGAAGGTGCTGAAAGATTTGGGATTTCAACCGAAAAAGACTGTTCGGCTGATATTGGGTCTGGATGAAGAAGCCTGCTGGGACGGAATGAGATATTATCTTCAGCATGAAAAAGCACCGGATTTTGGTATTGTCCCCGATGCAGACTTTCCTCTGGTACAGTGTGAGAAAGGTTTGCTGCAGCTTGATCTTGTAAAGGATTGTACGGAAGGGACCTCCTTAACCGGAACAGAGCGGCTTGTCCTAGAATCTGTTGAAGGTGGAACAGCTCCCAATGTTGTTGCAGGTCATGCGGATATGGTAATCACAGGCACGGAAACTGAGCTCAATGAAGTTTGTCAGAAAATCAATATGGAAGCAAAGCAAAAGGGATATGAAATAAAGATGATTTCTGACGAGGTGAGACTGACCGTATCGGTGAAAGGCGAACCTGCGCATGCTGCTGTTCCGGAAAGAGGGGAAAACGCAATTTCCATGGCGCTGGATCTAATTCGGGACATTCGTTTTGCCAACGAGGATGCAAATCACCTCATGAATTTCTATCATGATAAGATTGGTTTTCATTTGGACGGAAGCAGAATCGGATGCAATATGGAGGATGAACTGTCTGGAGCATTGACCTTTAATGTGGGTGGCATCGTATTCAATTCAGCTGAAACAAGGATAACCGTTGACATCCGTTATCCTGTTACTGCGTCACAGGAAGCGGTTTGCGAGGGATTGGAAGCGGCGATCAGAGAAAGCGGATTCAAGCTGGAGGTCTTTGATCACATTCGGTCAATCTACCAGGAATCCTGCAATCCTGTGGTAAAGACGCTGATAGAAACGTACCGTGAAATCAGCGGTGATATGGAGACCAAACCTTCTGTCATCGGAGGGGCAACCTTTGCCAGAGCAATTCCAAACTGCATGGCCTTCGGCGCTTTGTTCCCCGGCGACCCCGAACTGGAGCATCAGAAAGATGAAAAAGTTCAAATTTCACAGATGATCAAAGCGGGCACGATTTATGCGGAAGCTATTTATCGATTGACAAAATAA
- the arr gene encoding NAD(+)--rifampin ADP-ribosyltransferase, producing MNDKRDVLDNGPFFHGTKAELKLGDLLEPQYLSNYQDKKSNYIYFTGTLEAAKWGAELARSNAKERIYIIEPLGEFENDPNLTDKKFPGNPTRSYRSKFPLKIIAELGSWERHSDEVLNQMLTSLKKLSEEGKNVIYD from the coding sequence ATGAATGACAAAAGAGATGTTTTAGATAATGGTCCTTTTTTTCATGGTACGAAAGCAGAACTAAAGCTTGGAGATTTATTAGAACCACAATATCTTTCAAATTATCAGGATAAAAAATCAAACTATATTTACTTTACCGGAACTTTAGAGGCTGCTAAATGGGGTGCTGAATTAGCGAGATCTAACGCAAAAGAAAGAATTTACATTATAGAACCTTTGGGGGAATTTGAAAATGACCCAAACTTAACAGATAAAAAGTTTCCCGGAAATCCAACACGTTCTTATCGCTCCAAATTTCCTTTGAAAATAATCGCTGAACTGGGTTCATGGGAAAGACATTCTGATGAAGTATTAAATCAAATGCTTACTTCTCTAAAAAAGTTAAGTGAGGAAGGAAAAAATGTAATATATGATTAA
- a CDS encoding DUF4085 family protein, producing the protein MDARGSFTECNKVTFQNADIIKQEPNITGSSWLYCELYRIENGYEVHILFWGEGMPELILTCSDIMMEIE; encoded by the coding sequence ATGGATGCCCGGGGGAGCTTTACAGAATGCAATAAAGTTACATTTCAAAACGCTGACATCATAAAGCAGGAACCGAATATTACCGGCAGCAGCTGGCTTTACTGCGAGTTATACCGCATAGAAAACGGCTATGAGGTTCACATACTTTTTTGGGGGGAAGGAATGCCGGAGCTAATCCTTACCTGCAGTGACATCATGATGGAAATAGAATGA
- a CDS encoding YfcC family protein, whose translation MTEELVEKKKHGLSFPSAWLITFILLMIAAVLTYIIPAGAYSTLIYNGETEAFTITAPSGEESEVPATQETLDQYGIKTDLDKLVDGTIWKPIAIPGSYEKVDPQHQNFVDVIMSIVNGIYETIDIMFFVLILGGCLGILNYSGAFTAGIGALSRATQGKEYILIVAMTFLISLGGTTFGMAEETMALYPVLVPVFLAAKYDALVCVTSIYMGSTIGCMFSTVNPFSAVIASNTAGVDFTSGIYWRMLGLVAALVIVVIYIIRYANKVRKDPTKSIVYDERFKIEAAFQQKQEAQPLKPQYSIALIVFLACFAVMIYGVINLEWWFGEMTAVFIVGGVIIGIILGLPEKVFFEEFISGASALVGVGMIIGFSRSVNLLLESGRIQDTILQGLISGVGDMNPYFFLVILMFIFMILGFFINSSSALAVLTIPIMAPLADAVGLPRELVISAYIYGLGIITAVSPCSLALITCEMVKVPYVKYVRFLMPLLGLLTILGVVMLLLQASLG comes from the coding sequence ATGACAGAAGAATTGGTAGAAAAGAAAAAACACGGTCTTTCTTTTCCTTCGGCATGGTTAATTACTTTTATTTTATTAATGATTGCTGCCGTGTTAACCTACATAATACCGGCAGGAGCGTATTCAACGCTGATCTACAATGGTGAGACTGAGGCATTCACGATCACGGCTCCAAGCGGTGAAGAAAGTGAAGTCCCTGCTACGCAGGAAACGCTTGATCAGTATGGAATCAAAACGGATTTGGACAAACTGGTGGACGGAACCATCTGGAAACCCATCGCCATTCCGGGAAGCTATGAAAAGGTAGATCCTCAGCATCAGAACTTCGTGGATGTGATTATGTCCATCGTCAACGGGATCTACGAAACCATCGACATCATGTTCTTTGTGCTGATTTTAGGAGGTTGTCTGGGGATATTAAATTATTCCGGTGCGTTTACCGCTGGAATCGGAGCCCTGAGCAGAGCAACGCAAGGGAAAGAATATATTCTCATCGTAGCAATGACCTTCCTGATTTCTTTGGGTGGAACGACGTTTGGTATGGCGGAAGAGACAATGGCACTTTATCCGGTGCTTGTTCCGGTATTTCTAGCCGCAAAATACGATGCGCTGGTCTGCGTTACCTCCATTTATATGGGTTCTACCATCGGCTGCATGTTTTCAACGGTAAATCCTTTCTCCGCGGTAATCGCGTCCAACACCGCCGGAGTGGACTTTACTTCCGGCATCTACTGGAGAATGCTGGGTCTGGTTGCAGCCCTCGTCATCGTCGTTATCTATATCATCCGTTATGCAAATAAGGTGAGAAAAGACCCCACAAAATCAATTGTATACGATGAGCGCTTTAAAATCGAGGCGGCCTTCCAGCAGAAGCAGGAAGCACAGCCCTTGAAACCGCAATACTCCATTGCACTGATTGTTTTCCTTGCATGTTTTGCGGTCATGATCTACGGTGTTATCAATCTGGAATGGTGGTTCGGTGAGATGACCGCGGTCTTTATCGTTGGTGGCGTGATCATCGGCATTATTTTGGGATTGCCTGAGAAGGTTTTCTTTGAAGAATTTATCAGCGGAGCTTCTGCCCTCGTAGGGGTAGGTATGATCATCGGATTCTCCAGAAGCGTTAACCTTCTGCTGGAGAGCGGAAGAATTCAGGATACTATCCTGCAAGGATTGATCAGTGGTGTGGGCGATATGAATCCCTATTTCTTCCTTGTAATACTGATGTTTATCTTCATGATCCTAGGCTTTTTTATCAATTCGTCTTCTGCCCTTGCAGTATTGACCATTCCGATTATGGCGCCTCTTGCTGATGCGGTAGGACTTCCCAGAGAACTGGTGATCTCTGCATACATTTATGGACTGGGGATTATAACGGCAGTATCGCCTTGCAGTCTTGCGCTGATTACCTGTGAAATGGTTAAGGTTCCATATGTAAAATATGTGCGCTTCCTGATGCCGCTTCTTGGACTGCTGACCATCCTCGGTGTTGTAATGCTGCTGCTTCAGGCTTCGTTGGGATAA
- a CDS encoding alpha/beta hydrolase codes for MKRSVYKTTEGRDKIRGYYNKVLSHFPFEQRYVETSYGQTFLLTTGEESNPPIILLHGSCSNSAFWFPELSALSENYRVFAVDIIGEAGNSEEYRPDLRADDFSLWLKEVLEAIGLKKAAIAGNSLGGWLAIKFAAAFPEKVSQLILIASAGLSEIRLQFLQSAEQSRQSDDTLEVDTDILGEQNIPKEALDFLNLIVENYEPIQELPVHSDDALYRLTMPVLYVGGENDWIIDSQASAQRLTRLVPSAELLLLPNLGHMITNNQKYIIPFLEKY; via the coding sequence ATGAAAAGAAGTGTATATAAAACAACAGAAGGTCGTGACAAAATTCGGGGCTACTATAACAAAGTATTGAGCCACTTTCCCTTTGAACAGCGCTATGTGGAAACCAGCTATGGACAGACCTTCCTGCTGACAACCGGAGAGGAATCGAACCCGCCGATTATCCTGCTCCACGGCTCTTGCAGCAACAGTGCATTCTGGTTTCCTGAGCTTTCTGCACTTTCTGAAAATTACAGGGTTTTCGCCGTAGATATTATCGGTGAAGCCGGGAACAGCGAAGAATACAGACCGGATTTGCGCGCAGATGACTTTTCGCTCTGGCTAAAGGAAGTTCTGGAGGCAATTGGTCTTAAGAAGGCAGCCATTGCTGGAAATTCCCTGGGAGGTTGGCTCGCCATCAAGTTTGCTGCTGCATTTCCCGAGAAAGTATCGCAGCTGATTTTGATCGCATCTGCCGGACTGTCTGAGATCCGCCTGCAGTTCCTTCAAAGTGCGGAGCAATCACGTCAGTCAGACGACACTCTGGAGGTCGATACTGATATTTTAGGAGAGCAGAATATTCCAAAGGAAGCTCTGGACTTCTTGAACCTTATCGTAGAAAACTATGAGCCGATACAGGAACTTCCCGTTCATTCAGACGATGCGTTGTACAGGCTGACCATGCCTGTGCTCTATGTCGGCGGAGAAAATGACTGGATCATCGACTCACAAGCGTCCGCCCAAAGGCTCACGCGCCTGGTACCATCAGCAGAATTGCTTCTGCTTCCGAACCTCGGTCATATGATTACAAATAATCAGAAATATATCATTCCATTTCTGGAAAAGTATTGA
- a CDS encoding amidohydrolase: MEISINHEGDIMGIKADTIFYNGKIYSMDSSSHVFSAMAVKNGTILALSEKENESILMDDYSQEGHTVLKDLNNGIVLPGLSDTHVHAPGLAYDMLFNVNLYQALSKDETLDLIRNHVNEHPQDEIYYGRGVNSGYFEGVEMTVGPRKEHLDRISSDKPIIIADFGGNYLWMNSAAFDTYGITQKTECPQGGEIPLDPKDQSLWGIVRGEARTLVPYQSFSEEQNYLAAKWFQNQMLAYGYTSVFSLRPPGTVRPRTTHFPLFEALEKRGELFLRVQGGRDMDPNGDVDVQIEIMEEERVKHNSGQIRFTTAKFFLDGSIEGLDAYLLMPYESASGKDEDYKGIFLWEEGKLADAFRKCMEAGFQIHCHAIGDGAVNRALNALEQAKQQLAEGDYRTVFTHLQLVSPTDVKRMKKHHIIANVQTYWHLKSPVLYHQIEKPLLGDRAEREYPLQSLIAEGIVVTASSDYPVTPDPNPFYAIEAGVTRNLCNAAAFGIKDIADIEEPTYLLNKEERTSVGDMIKAFTANAAYSIFQENLTGSLEPGKAADFIEISADPFTINPTEIEFIKVRKTYFGGRLVYSAETAV; this comes from the coding sequence TTGGAAATTAGCATCAACCATGAAGGAGATATTATGGGGATCAAAGCAGACACAATATTTTATAATGGCAAGATCTATTCGATGGACTCATCTTCCCATGTTTTTTCAGCAATGGCGGTAAAAAATGGAACGATACTTGCGCTTTCAGAGAAGGAAAATGAGAGTATTTTGATGGACGATTACTCTCAGGAGGGGCATACTGTCTTGAAAGACCTGAATAACGGAATTGTACTGCCAGGGCTTTCGGATACCCATGTTCATGCCCCGGGGCTTGCATACGATATGCTATTCAACGTAAACCTCTATCAGGCGCTTTCAAAGGACGAGACGCTGGACTTGATCCGAAACCACGTCAATGAGCATCCGCAGGACGAAATCTATTATGGGCGAGGTGTCAATTCAGGATATTTTGAAGGAGTTGAGATGACTGTAGGGCCGAGAAAAGAGCATCTAGACAGAATCTCCTCGGACAAACCGATTATCATCGCTGACTTTGGAGGAAATTATCTCTGGATGAACTCTGCCGCTTTTGATACCTATGGCATTACCCAGAAGACAGAATGCCCCCAGGGCGGAGAAATCCCACTCGACCCAAAGGATCAGTCCCTTTGGGGAATTGTCAGAGGAGAGGCCAGAACCCTCGTGCCATATCAGAGTTTCAGCGAAGAGCAAAATTATCTGGCTGCAAAATGGTTTCAAAATCAAATGCTGGCTTATGGATACACTTCTGTGTTTTCGCTGCGGCCTCCCGGAACCGTCAGACCGAGAACAACACATTTTCCTCTCTTTGAGGCCTTGGAGAAAAGAGGTGAACTTTTCCTCAGGGTACAAGGCGGCAGAGATATGGATCCTAACGGTGATGTTGATGTACAAATTGAGATCATGGAGGAAGAACGAGTCAAGCATAATTCAGGACAGATCCGTTTTACAACAGCGAAATTTTTTCTTGACGGTTCCATCGAAGGTCTTGATGCCTACCTTCTCATGCCCTATGAAAGCGCATCGGGAAAGGATGAAGATTACAAAGGCATCTTCCTCTGGGAGGAGGGAAAGCTTGCGGATGCATTTCGAAAGTGCATGGAAGCAGGGTTTCAGATTCATTGCCACGCTATTGGCGACGGTGCTGTCAACCGGGCTCTGAATGCGCTGGAGCAAGCCAAGCAACAACTTGCGGAAGGCGATTACAGAACAGTATTTACTCATTTGCAGTTGGTTTCACCTACTGATGTCAAACGGATGAAGAAACATCATATCATCGCTAATGTACAGACCTACTGGCATCTTAAATCACCTGTCCTGTATCATCAAATTGAAAAACCTCTGCTTGGAGATCGTGCGGAACGAGAATACCCCCTTCAAAGTTTAATCGCAGAAGGAATCGTTGTAACCGCCTCCTCAGACTATCCGGTAACACCGGATCCCAATCCTTTTTACGCCATTGAGGCTGGTGTTACAAGAAATCTTTGCAATGCTGCAGCCTTTGGCATCAAGGATATCGCAGATATAGAAGAACCGACGTATTTGCTGAATAAAGAGGAACGTACTTCTGTGGGAGATATGATCAAAGCATTTACCGCAAATGCAGCTTATTCCATATTTCAGGAGAATTTAACCGGAAGCTTGGAACCGGGAAAAGCGGCTGATTTTATTGAGATCAGTGCTGATCCCTTTACTATAAATCCCACTGAAATCGAGTTTATCAAGGTGAGAAAAACCTACTTTGGGGGCAGGCTGGTGTACAGCGCTGAGACAGCTGTTTGA
- a CDS encoding AraC family transcriptional regulator: protein MERAQEEFINRITADGTMEFSRSIIEGVEIKLCRNDPHIYKHHVHNELSLGYILEGSTELTLNDRTIRYQAGDGVLIPPLMTHRCAPNDIKHWSYIMFFIDPDYYGDVVRFHQARKLQSDEIEKLKGFIEQMLSEQNANVLETILIELLLAFAEIDNTDTTAEGTDEKIRTIHDYLIEHVREAVSLEELEQLSGLNKFSIIRNFKKIYVATPAAYHLQYRVAEAKRLLKEGVDVFDICEELKFYDQAHLIREFKKMYGVTPGSYLGQLND from the coding sequence ATGGAACGAGCACAAGAGGAATTTATAAACAGGATTACAGCGGATGGTACCATGGAATTCAGCCGGAGCATTATTGAAGGTGTTGAAATTAAGCTGTGCAGAAATGATCCGCATATTTACAAGCATCATGTCCATAACGAACTGTCCTTAGGGTATATTTTAGAAGGATCAACGGAATTAACGCTGAATGACAGGACCATCCGATATCAGGCAGGAGACGGAGTATTGATTCCTCCTCTGATGACCCACAGGTGCGCTCCCAATGATATTAAGCATTGGTCGTATATCATGTTTTTTATTGATCCTGACTACTATGGCGATGTGGTGCGGTTTCATCAGGCCAGGAAGCTGCAGTCCGATGAGATTGAAAAACTGAAGGGATTCATTGAACAGATGCTTTCTGAACAGAATGCAAATGTGCTGGAGACGATTCTGATTGAGCTTCTGCTTGCGTTTGCTGAAATAGACAACACAGATACGACCGCGGAAGGTACTGATGAAAAAATCAGGACGATTCACGATTATCTGATTGAGCATGTCAGGGAAGCAGTTTCGTTGGAAGAACTTGAGCAGCTGTCAGGATTGAATAAATTTTCAATCATCAGGAATTTTAAGAAAATCTACGTTGCCACTCCTGCGGCATATCATCTTCAGTATCGGGTTGCTGAAGCGAAACGGTTATTAAAAGAAGGGGTTGACGTTTTTGATATTTGTGAGGAATTGAAGTTCTATGATCAGGCGCATCTGATCAGGGAGTTTAAGAAAATGTACGGTGTGACTCCAGGCTCCTATTTGGGGCAGCTTAATGATTAG
- a CDS encoding NAD(P)-dependent oxidoreductase produces the protein MALHVVDEAKRCLNCKKPLCQVKGCPIKTPIPEMIQAFLGGEINKAGEMLFENNPLSLICSLICDHEKQCEGHCVLNHKGMPIHISSIEHYISDNYLSKLKTAAVSSKKGRIGIIGSGPAGLTIAILLAQRGYQITIFEGKDKIGGVLRYGIPEFRLPKSILDRYENLLVDMGIKIRPNTAIGTAIGVDEMIRDGYDAIFIGTGIWKPNTLGIKGETLGNVHYAINYLSNPDVYHLGDTVAVIGAGNAAMDVARTALREGARQVTVFARGNKAAASKRELEYAQIDGVKFEYNKAPVEFTDEGVILQDIERDETGAAVFVEGTQKLYRADSTIISVSQGPRNRIVSTTTGLDVTQRGLLVTDQKGETTRPGIYAAGDIVFGAKTVVEAAAYSKLVADAMDEYVQNKNRDQKNSSEERS, from the coding sequence ATGGCTTTGCATGTAGTAGATGAAGCAAAACGCTGCTTAAATTGTAAAAAACCATTATGTCAGGTAAAGGGATGCCCTATCAAAACACCGATTCCTGAAATGATTCAAGCGTTCCTTGGTGGAGAAATCAACAAGGCTGGTGAAATGCTCTTTGAGAATAATCCGCTTTCTCTCATCTGTTCATTGATCTGTGACCATGAAAAACAGTGTGAGGGTCATTGTGTGCTCAATCATAAAGGGATGCCCATTCATATCAGCAGCATAGAACACTATATTTCGGATAACTATCTTTCAAAATTAAAGACCGCTGCTGTTTCCTCAAAAAAGGGACGTATCGGTATTATAGGATCGGGGCCTGCGGGCCTTACAATTGCCATATTGCTTGCTCAACGGGGCTATCAAATCACAATCTTTGAGGGAAAAGACAAAATCGGCGGTGTTTTGCGATATGGCATTCCAGAATTCCGCTTACCAAAGTCCATTCTAGACCGGTATGAAAATCTGCTTGTGGACATGGGGATCAAAATACGGCCCAATACAGCGATCGGAACGGCGATCGGTGTGGATGAAATGATCCGGGATGGCTATGATGCTATCTTTATCGGTACCGGCATCTGGAAACCAAATACGCTGGGAATCAAAGGTGAGACGCTGGGAAATGTGCATTATGCCATCAACTACCTATCAAACCCCGATGTATATCATCTTGGCGATACTGTTGCTGTTATCGGGGCTGGGAACGCGGCGATGGATGTTGCCAGAACGGCACTCCGGGAAGGGGCGCGGCAGGTAACTGTTTTTGCAAGAGGAAACAAGGCGGCGGCTAGTAAAAGGGAGCTTGAGTATGCCCAGATAGACGGCGTCAAATTTGAATATAATAAGGCTCCTGTTGAATTCACGGATGAAGGTGTGATCCTGCAGGACATCGAACGAGATGAAACCGGCGCAGCTGTGTTTGTAGAGGGCACGCAGAAGCTTTACCGCGCGGACAGCACCATTATTTCCGTCAGTCAGGGACCACGGAATCGTATCGTTTCTACAACGACCGGACTTGACGTGACGCAAAGAGGCCTGCTGGTAACAGACCAGAAGGGCGAGACGACACGTCCGGGAATCTATGCTGCAGGGGACATCGTATTCGGTGCCAAAACAGTGGTTGAAGCAGCGGCTTATTCGAAGCTTGTCGCAGATGCGATGGATGAATATGTGCAGAACAAAAACAGAGATCAGAAAAACAGCAGTGAAGAAAGATCGTAA
- a CDS encoding helix-turn-helix domain-containing protein, with translation MKDYYTVDQISEMLDIHPKTIQRYIREGKLRATKIGKGWRVTGHDLSIFMQSNSDHTSEESKQGNRKVIASSVIDVAVYGKEDAIRIMNTLTAVSNAKPPEYGQSSIQSQYIERENMVRITLWGDIGFMAVMLDTVASLTQEDRGIAN, from the coding sequence ATGAAAGATTATTATACAGTGGATCAGATCTCAGAAATGCTGGATATCCATCCCAAGACAATCCAGCGGTATATCAGAGAAGGAAAGCTGCGTGCGACGAAAATCGGCAAGGGCTGGCGGGTAACCGGGCATGATTTGAGCATTTTTATGCAGAGCAACAGCGATCATACCTCTGAAGAGAGCAAACAAGGGAATCGTAAAGTCATCGCCTCATCCGTTATTGATGTTGCCGTATATGGAAAAGAAGATGCGATCCGCATCATGAATACGCTGACTGCCGTGTCCAACGCAAAGCCACCGGAATATGGGCAGTCTTCCATTCAATCACAATATATCGAACGGGAAAACATGGTTCGGATCACATTGTGGGGCGATATTGGATTTATGGCGGTGATGCTGGATACGGTAGCCTCTTTAACACAAGAGGATCGGGGTATTGCGAATTAA